One Streptomonospora salina genomic window, ATGTTCGGTCACGGCGTTCGCGGGGTCCCAGGAGGCGCCGATCGCGCGCGACCTGTCCGGGTGGCGGGACCACACGGTGGGTGGGTTCGAAAGTCATCTGCTGCCCGGACATCACTTCTATCACCGGGAGCAGCGGCCGGCACTGCTCCGCATCGTCGCTGACTCACTGCGCACGGGCAGCAGTACGGCGCCCGAGCAGCGAAGTGCTTAATGGAACTACTGGCCGCTTGCGGTCCGGAGGAGTGGAAATGCAGTACATGACGTTCGGGCGGCGGACCGGCCTGCGGGTATCGGAGTTCGCCCTCGGTACAGCCAATTTCGGGCACGCGTGGGGAGGAGGCACCGAACGCTCGCAGGCGCAGGCGATCTTCGAGCGCTTCGCCGGCGCCGGAGGCACCTTCATCGACACCGCCGACTGCTACAACTACACGGAGGCGGAGAGCATGGTCGGCGACTTCCTCCGCGCCGACCGCGACCATTTCGTGGTCTCGTCCAAGTTCGCCTACGGCGCCTGTGAGCATCCGCGTATCTCCGACACCGGTAACAGCCGTAAGAGCATGGTGCGAGCGGTCGAGGCCAGCCTTCGCCGGCTTGGCACCGACTATCTCGATCTCTACTGGGTGCACTTCGCCGATCCCCTCACCCCGATCGACGAAGTGATGGCGTCGCTGGATCTCCTCGTCCGCAGTGGCAAAGTGCTGTACACCGGGCTGTCGAACTTCCCCGCGTGGCGCGTCTCCAGGGGCGCCACCCTGGCCGACGTACGCGGGTGGACACCGCTTGTAGGCATCCAGCTCGAGTACAGCCTCGTGGAGCGCACTGCGGAACGAGAGGCCCTCCCGATGTCGGAGGCGCTCGGTCTGGGCGTCGCTGTGTGGTCGCCCCTGGGGGGCGGCCTGCTCACCGGCAAGTACCGGAGCGGGACGAGTGGTCGGCTGACGGAATGGAAGCGAGCCGTCCAGGTGGAGGACACGCCGCAGAAGACCAAGGTGCTCGACGCCGTCCTCTCGGTGGCTGGACAGGTCGGAGAATCTCCGGCGAGCGTCGCCATGGCGTGGCTGCGTCACCGGCAGGCCGCCTCGACCACCTCCGTCATCCCGATCGTTGGCCCCCGCGACCTGGCTCAGCTCGACAGCTACCTCGGAACACTGGAGTTGGTGCTGGACCCTGTACATCTCGCGCAACTCGACGAGTCGAGCACGCCCGAACTCGGAGTTCCACACGACATCAGCGCCGGCGTTCTCGGCAGAGTCGTCGGCGGTGATCCCGGCAACACCGTATTTCCTGCAGTTCCTGTGGAGTGATGGACGAATGGATGAATTGGTCGGCGCGTGGCGACTCGTGTCGTTCCGCACCACAGATGCGGGCGGAGGCACCGACCCGCTCGGTGCCTCCCCCAGCGGGCTCCTCGTCTACGCCGCGACCGGGCATGTCGCGGTGAACATGATGCGCACAGACAAGGAGGGCGGCACCCGATACATGAGCTACGCCGGGACATGGCGGCGCGAGCAGGAGCGAGTGGTGCACACGATTTCCGTCGCACCGGACCGCCGGTGGATCGGGTTGGATCAGGTGCGCGACGTGGAACTCGTCGGTGACCGCCTCCTCCTGTCGGGTCGCGGCCCGAGTACACATGCCGAGCGCAGCACATTGGAATGGCAGCGCATCACCTCGTGAGGGACAGTGCATTGGGCAGCGGACAGCAATCTCCGACATCGGCTTCCGCGACGCTGGGCGAGGTCCGAGGCCCAGTCCTGTACCCGTCTCATGACGCGTACGAGCAGGAACGCATCGCGTTTCAAACCGCTTTTCCCCACGAGCCCGCGCTGATCGTCGGGGCGGAGGACGCCGATGACGTGTGTGCGGCCGTCGCCCACGCGGCAGCGACCGGGCTCTCCGTTGCTGTGCAGGCCACCGGCCACGGGGTGACTCTCCCCCAGCAGGGTGGAGTACTGGTCAGCACACACCGGATGGCCGGCGTGCACATCGACCCGGAGCGGCAGGAAGCACGGATCGCGGCCGGCGTGCGGTGGTACCAGGTCATCGCGGCGGCCGCTCCGTACGGGCTCGCCCCACTGAGCGGATCATCACCTGACGTGGGCGCCGTCGGCTACATCCTGGGGGGCGGTCTTGGCCTGCTGGGCCGCGAGTTCGGTTTCGCGGCCGACCACGTCCGCTCGCTCGATGTGGTGACCAGCGACGCACGGCTGCGCACCGTGACCGCAACGAGCGAGCCGGAGCTGTTCTGGGCATTCCGTGGGGGCAAAGATCACCTCGGTATCGTCACAGCCATGACCATCCGGCTGTTCCCGGTCGACCGGGTCTATGGCGGCGGACTGTTCTTCGACGTGGCACAGGCCCGCGAGGTCCTCGCCGAGTTCCGGGGCCTGACCACTCGCGCACCGGAGACCCTGAACGCTTCCCTCGGTATGCTGCGTTGCCCGCCGTTGCCGCAGGTGCCAGGTGCGCTGCGTAACAGGCATGTGCTGCATCTCCGGTTCGCCAGCACAAGTACGTCCGAGGCGGCCGCGGAACTGATCGCTCCGTTCCGGCGGATCGAGCCAGTTGTCCTGGGCGAGATCCGCGACATGCCCTACTCCGAATCGGGGACGATCTACAACGACCCTCGGGCACCGCACGCCTACCAGGGCAGCAACGTCCTGCTGGCCGACTTCCCTCCGGAGGCAGCCGAGATAACCCGGAGGGTGTGCGGTCCGGCCGCGCCGGTCCCGGTCGTCCTGGACATCCGCCATCTCGGTGGTGCTCTGTCCCGTCCTCCTGCTCAGCCGAACGCAGTCGGACACCGCGACGCGCAATACATCGTTCGGATCCTCTCTCCACTCGGGAATGTCGAGGTCAACGACGTTCGGCGCGTGCACCATCGGATCATGAACGGGCTGGCGGAGTGGGCCGTCGGCCGTTCCGCCAATTTTGTTTACGGGGCCGTGGGCGACGGGCAGTTCGAGGCTTTCCATGAAAAGCCAACCCTGATGCGGCTGCGGGCGTTGAAGGAGAAGTGGGACCCGCAGGATGTGTTCGGCTGCATACCCCTGGCATGAACCACGGCGCCCCGACCACTTGAATATCATGGACGCCTTCGGCGACCTCGGCCGGCCGCTGCGTGCCCGCGACCTGTGCCAGGCCTCGGACCTGCCCATCGTGTCCAAGAGCGTCGAGAACACGCGCTTCAAGCTCAAACGCCTGGTCGACCGCGGCATCCTCGCCGAGACCAAGCCGGGCTTGTTCTCCCGGCACCGCCCATAGCCCACCAGCGGCCGCTTGACCAGCCTGTCTTGTCCAACCCTGACGACGAAGGGGACATCAACCCACGAAACGCCCTCTCAGACATGAAGTCGCCCTGCTATTAGCCTCGAGCTTTCACGGCAGGCGTGATCGCAGACCCCTCTGCACATGCGAAAGGTGCTTCTGAACTGGGACACTGTTCAAATCCATGTCCCCAGCAGAAACAGAAGCACCTTTCAAGTGAAGCCTACCGAGTCCTACCCCCGCATGCAGGCCAGGGCCGACGGCACCGGAACCATCTCCCAGGCTGGCCGCCTGCTGCTGAGTGAGACCGTGCGCGCCACCGGCCTCGATACGGCGCTGCGCGCCGCCCTGGCCCGGTGACGCAAACCCGGCGCCGTCCATGATCCCGCCGAGACCTGCACCGATCTGGCCATCGCCCTCGCGCTGGGCGGCGACTGCCTGGCCGACGCCGCGCTGCTGCGGGCCGAACCCGGCCTGTACGGCCCGTGGCGTCCGACCCCACCGCCTCGCGCACCATCAACACGCTGGCCGCCGAACCCGAGCGGGCCCTGGCCGCGATCCGCGCCGCCCGCGCCCACGCGCGCGAAGCCGCCTGGACACGCGCACACCAGGCCCACCCGACCAGGACCGCCGGGTGGTCATCGACATCGACGCCACCCTCATCACCGCCCACTCCGACAAACAGAACGCGGCCCCCACCTGGAAAAAGGGATACGGATTCCACCCGTTGGCCGCCTTCTGCGACCACGGGGCCAGGGCACCGGCGAACCCCTGACCGCCTTGCTGCGCCCGGGCAACGCCGGATCCAACACCGCCGACGACCACATCACCGTCACCGCCGCGGCGCTGAAGCAGCTGCCCCGCGCCCACCGCAGCGGCAGGAAGACCCTCGTCCGCACAGACACCGTCGGCGGCACCCACACCTTCCTCGACTGGCTCACCCGGCGGGGCCGCTGGCTGTCCTACTCGGTGGGCATGACCATCACCGACGACATCCATACCGTCATCGGCCGCACCCCCGCCACCGCCTGGAGCCCGGTCTACGACGCCGCAGGCCAGGCGCGCACCGGCGCCTGGGTCGCCGAGATCACCGGCATGGTCGACCTCACCGGCTGGCCGAGGGGGATGCGACTGATCGTGCGCGCCGAACGCCCGCACCCCGGCGCGCAACTGCGCATCACCGACGTCGACGGCAACCGCATCACCTGCTTCGCCACCAACACCCCGACCGGTCAGCTCGCCGATCTGGAGCTGCGCCACCGAAGCCGCGCCCGGTGCGAGGACCGCATCCGCGCGGCCAAGGACACCGGTCTCGCCAATCTGCCTCTGCACGGTTTCGCCGCCAATCGGATCTGGCTCGAACTCGTGCTGCTGGCTCTTGACCTGGTGGCCTGGGCCCAGATGCTCGCCCTGGGCGGGCATGAGGCCCGCCGGTTGGAGCCCAAACGCCTGCGGCTGCGCCTGTTCAGCGCGGCGGCCCGGCTGGTGGCCACCGGCCGCCGCAAGCTCGTGCGGTTCAACCGGAGTTGGCCCTGGGCCGAGCTGCTGAGCGGCGCGATCGATCGGCTGCGGCTGCTGCAAGCCCCGACTTGACCGCCGATGCCCGGCACCGACGACACGAAAGACCCTTCCGGAGCCCGTGGACTCCGGCGCCCCGCCCGAGCGAATCGGGCTGTTGTCACGCCCTGCCTCGGCTTTTCTCAACTCGTGAGGACAGGGACGGGTACTTCACCTCGACGCCGCTGCCTCACGAAAGATCGAGGCTAGGTGGAGTGCGCCCGCAACTGGGGCGCCGGTCGCTGACCTGGGACCAGGGCGCCGAGATGGCCGAGTACGGGCATATCGCCGATGCCACCGGGCTCGACGTCTACTTCTGCGACCCGAACGCGCCCTGGCAGCGCGCGGTCAACGAGAACGCCAATAGGAGCTCAGCGCCACCAGTTCGACCGCAGTCCACGACCGAGCACGAAAGTCCTCCGCTGAATCTGGAGGTGACCTATCGGACCTGCCAGTATATTCCTTTCGAGTCAAGTGGATTCGACTCCTTTCTGATTGCCGACTCGAATTGATCCGACGGCCAGCGAGTGGAAGTACTCCACAGAGTTTTCGTCATGTGCAAGTAAGGCGAATGTGATATGCGTAGGTCTGTTCCGGTCAAATCTGCGTCGCTCAGATCCGCACCCACCAAGCGTGCACCATCTAATTTGGCGCCTGCCATATGCGCTCCGCGAAGAGACGTGTAATCCAAACTGGACGACTGTAGATCGGTTCCTTCCAGGTGCGCTTCTACGAGAAGTGCAACGCTCATGTCGGCTCCCACCAAGCGTGCACCGTTTAGATTCGCGCCGTTCAGGTGGGCTCTGCGGAGGTTGGCGCTGGTCAAACGGGCTTGCCGCAGATCCGCATTTTCCAAGCGCGCTCCGATCAGGAGCGCACCATTTAGGTCCACCCAGGCCAGTTTTGCGTCGTTCACATGTATGCCCCGCAGGTTCGTGCCTGCCAGATCTGCGAAGGGGGCGCCAAAAGGGCGTACAGCAAAGGGCCAGTGAGCGCGCGTCAGTGCGGCGTGCAGCATCCACCACCTCGAGCGCGGGCGCTGCTTCCTGGTCGTGGTTGTGGTCCGGGCCGTGAACGGTGGTGTGTCGCGAGCCAGGGCATGCAGAAGTTGGAGCAGGAAGTCAAGGAGCCATCGCAGGAACGTCCGCCAGGCGGAGGGGGCAGTCGAGGTTTCAGCGGACATCGTGATCACCCCCGCTGGATGGCTGGGAGCCCTCGGCGAGATCCGGGGACGATCGAGTGGCGTCGGGGTCGGTTAGGCCCTGTTTAAGAAGGTGTCGCTGCGAGGTCGCGCAGCCAGATGTCGATCACGGCGACCTGGATCGTGGCCTCGTAG contains:
- a CDS encoding aldo/keto reductase — protein: MQYMTFGRRTGLRVSEFALGTANFGHAWGGGTERSQAQAIFERFAGAGGTFIDTADCYNYTEAESMVGDFLRADRDHFVVSSKFAYGACEHPRISDTGNSRKSMVRAVEASLRRLGTDYLDLYWVHFADPLTPIDEVMASLDLLVRSGKVLYTGLSNFPAWRVSRGATLADVRGWTPLVGIQLEYSLVERTAEREALPMSEALGLGVAVWSPLGGGLLTGKYRSGTSGRLTEWKRAVQVEDTPQKTKVLDAVLSVAGQVGESPASVAMAWLRHRQAASTTSVIPIVGPRDLAQLDSYLGTLELVLDPVHLAQLDESSTPELGVPHDISAGVLGRVVGGDPGNTVFPAVPVE
- a CDS encoding pentapeptide repeat-containing protein, translated to MSAETSTAPSAWRTFLRWLLDFLLQLLHALARDTPPFTARTTTTTRKQRPRSRWWMLHAALTRAHWPFAVRPFGAPFADLAGTNLRGIHVNDAKLAWVDLNGALLIGARLENADLRQARLTSANLRRAHLNGANLNGARLVGADMSVALLVEAHLEGTDLQSSSLDYTSLRGAHMAGAKLDGARLVGADLSDADLTGTDLRISHSPYLHMTKTLWSTSTRWPSDQFESAIRKESNPLDSKGIYWQVR
- a CDS encoding FAD-binding oxidoreductase, encoding MGSGQQSPTSASATLGEVRGPVLYPSHDAYEQERIAFQTAFPHEPALIVGAEDADDVCAAVAHAAATGLSVAVQATGHGVTLPQQGGVLVSTHRMAGVHIDPERQEARIAAGVRWYQVIAAAAPYGLAPLSGSSPDVGAVGYILGGGLGLLGREFGFAADHVRSLDVVTSDARLRTVTATSEPELFWAFRGGKDHLGIVTAMTIRLFPVDRVYGGGLFFDVAQAREVLAEFRGLTTRAPETLNASLGMLRCPPLPQVPGALRNRHVLHLRFASTSTSEAAAELIAPFRRIEPVVLGEIRDMPYSESGTIYNDPRAPHAYQGSNVLLADFPPEAAEITRRVCGPAAPVPVVLDIRHLGGALSRPPAQPNAVGHRDAQYIVRILSPLGNVEVNDVRRVHHRIMNGLAEWAVGRSANFVYGAVGDGQFEAFHEKPTLMRLRALKEKWDPQDVFGCIPLA
- a CDS encoding lipocalin-like domain-containing protein, which translates into the protein MDELVGAWRLVSFRTTDAGGGTDPLGASPSGLLVYAATGHVAVNMMRTDKEGGTRYMSYAGTWRREQERVVHTISVAPDRRWIGLDQVRDVELVGDRLLLSGRGPSTHAERSTLEWQRITS